In a single window of the Lineus longissimus chromosome 4, tnLinLong1.2, whole genome shotgun sequence genome:
- the LOC135486030 gene encoding DNA-directed RNA polymerase III subunit RPC9-like: protein MEVINENAALLSNYEVLHLLTDLQAGENGQKKPNKYLQNLATISYETTKYLEKTPCKDQSPEIIEKFMNSLLRYNLTKAEKLQLLNHRPTAAVEIQLLIEESEERLTEEQIEELLQLVAECLIPESTENDEEDEDEEMTEDT, encoded by the coding sequence ATGGAGGTTATCAACGAAAATGCTGCGCTACTCAGTAACTACGAAGTGCTACACTTATTGACTGATTTGCAGGCAGGTGAAAATGGACAAAAGAAACCAAACAAATATCTTCAAAACTTAGCAACAATTTCTTACGAGACAACAAAGTATCTTGAAAAAACTCCCTGCAAGGATCAATCTCCGGAAATcattgagaaattcatgaactcaTTGCTACGATATAATCTAACGAAGGCCGAGAAGTTACAGTTGTTGAATCATCGTCCCACAGCTGCCGTTGAGATTCAGTTATTGATCGAGGAAAGCGAGGAACGTTTAACTGAGGAACAGATCGAGGAATTGCTGCAGCTCGTCGCTGAATGTTTGATACCAGAATCCACAGAAAATGATGAGGAAGATGAGGACGAAGAGATGACAGAGGACACTTAG
- the LOC135486398 gene encoding uncharacterized protein LOC135486398, whose product MADPSYTAKVTHAQNAYKRTLYKEKLMKLHDERRGGKFPPFSIEPVPGERSRLASPMTDEVRALRKQWVLDQKLAPHEPVHVPELKPLNPIRRMYRAPADFLFLKALKPILGSQAAMFRYFAPKFGMGLFALYAACYHLKYNSSDWELSKGWHMSISRPPMLPTDENYPNAVHKRPDQFYDKKFSKTGTSLI is encoded by the exons atggcggatccGTCGTACACCGCGAAGGTGACCCACGCTCAAAATGCCTACAAAAGAACACTTTACAaggaaaaattaatgaaattgcATGATGAAAGAAGGGGTGGAAAGTTTCCTCCATTTTCAATTGAGCCTGTACCGGGTGAACGATCGCGGTTGGCCTCTCCCATGACCGATGAAGTGCGTGCGCTTCGGAAGCAGTGGGTTCTTGATCAAAAACTTGCACCTCATGAACCCGTTCACGTCCCTGAACTCAAGCCATTGAATCCTATTCGACGAATGTATAGAGCTCCGGCAGATTTCCTTTTCTTGAAAGCTTTGAAACCTATCCTC ggttCACAAGCCGCCATGTTCCGGTACTTTGCACCAAAATTTGGCATGGGACTGTTTGCCTTGTATGCCGCTTGCTACCACCTGAAATACAACTCTTCT GATTGGGAATTGTCAAAAGGATGGCACATGAGTATCAGCAGACCGCCGATGCTGCCT ACTGATGAAAATTATCCGAACGCAGTTCACAAAAGGCCCGACCAGTTCTACGACAAGAAATTCTCAAAGACTGGAACCAGTCTAATATAG
- the LOC135486031 gene encoding uncharacterized protein K02A2.6-like, which produces MRLYRYDVEFRFLEGTKLVIADTLSRAYLGTQEERPRIMNVDIFEHFPDARVNEVREATKTDTALQAVLPLIQSGWPSKKHSVTYEARPYFDMRHDLSHEDGVILKGEAIVIPYSLRDNMRKRLHAAHLGYDSMMRRARGTVFWPGYAHELKQMADSCEHCQELRPRNQKETLRQHEEGNAPWIKIGTDLFEIRGRQYLVTIDYFSNFIEVDQMTTTTSARVIGVMKKQFARFGIPKCIVSDPGPQFTSREFKKFAKDWGIKHVMSSPGHHNANGKAEAAVKIIEHMMTKCQNDGSDQFEALLELRNTPSQDTGLSPNEMLFGRKTRSFIPCVAKPETIDESVLEKRAKRKRSVRRCHDRQSRDLKHLEIGQTVYFEHRERARWILGKITEVLGDRTYTVRGHNGGTYRRNRVQMRPTKVELRTSMREVSPSRIPNVQSPHAQPAIPESISENTIVSEPTLPNQTAHEPEVPIPLRRSTRITREPARLKDYVCPK; this is translated from the coding sequence ATGCGGCTGTACCGATATGATGTTGAATTCCGATTCCTAGAGGGCACAAAGTTAGTCATCGCCGACACTTTGAGCCGTGCATATTTAGGCACCCAAGAGGAGCGACCACGTATAATGAATGTGGACATTTTCGAACATTTCCCAGATGCAAGGGTTAATGAAGTCAGAGAGGCGACAAAGACGGATACTGCTCTGCAGGCAGTATTACCGCTCATTCAAAGTGGCTGGCCGTCGAAAAAACACTCTGTCACATACGAGGCCAGGCCATATTTCGATATGAGGCATGACCTTAGTCACGAAGATGGGGTCATTCTGAAAGGGGAGGCAATCGTAATCCCCTACTCTCTGAGAGACAACATGAGGAAGAGACTTCATGCTGCTCATCTTGGCTATGACAGCATGATGCGACGTGCGAGAGGAACTGTATTCTGGCCCGGATACGCGCATGAACTGAAACAAATGGCTGACTCGTGTGAGCATTGTCAGGAGCTCAGGCCGCGTAACCAAAAGGAAACGCTAAGGCAACACGAGGAAGGCAACGCCCCGTGGATTAAGATTGGAACAGATCTGTTTGAAATCCGTGGGAGACAGTACTTGGTGACGATTGACTATTTCTCGAATTTCATTGAGGTTGATCAAATGACAACCACCACTAGCGCTAGGGTCATTGGTGTTATGAAGAAACAATTCGCACGTTTTGGTATTCCGAAATGCATAGTCTCCGACCCAGGACCGCAATTCACTTCGAGAGAATTCAAAAAGTTTGCAAAGGACTGGGGAATCAAACACGTGATGTCCTCGCCAGGTCATCACAACGCTAATGGCAAAGCTGAAGCCGCTGTGAAAATAATAGAACACATGATGACGAAATGTCAGAATGATGGGTCTGATCAGTTCGAGGCATTGCTGGAGCTACGCAACACTCCAAGCCAGGACACTGGACTCAGTCCCAATGAAATGCTATTTGGGCGCAAAACACGATCGTTCATACCGTGTGTTGCAAAACCGGAAACGATAGACGAAAGTGTATTGGAAAAGCGTGCCAAACGCAAGCGATCTGTAAGGCGATGCCATGATCGGCAATCCAGAGACCTAAAACACCTAGAAATAGGACAGACTGTTTACTTTGAGCACCGGGAGCGTGCGAGGTGGATTTTGGGTAAGATCACCGAGGTATTGGGTGATAGGACATATACTGTTAGAGGACATAATGGCGGAACCTACCGCCGGAACCGTGTGCAAATGCGTCCCACAAAGGTGGAACTGCGTACTAGTATGCGAGAAGTGTCCCCGTCCCGAATTCCGAATGTTCAATCACCGCACGCGCAACCTGCAATCCCAGAGAGCATTTCTGAAAATACAATAGTGTCAGAACCGACCCTTCCGAATCAAACAGCGCATGAGCCTGAGGTACCGATACCGCTAAGAAGGTCCACCCGCATTACCAGGGAACCAGCGCGTCTCAAGGACTATGTGTGCCCTAAGTAA